Genomic window (Actinomycetota bacterium):
GACGACGTGCACGAAGTGCTGCTAGCCGGTGCGAGCAGGGCCGTCCTCGGCACGTTCGCGTTGGAGGACGAAGCTGGGCTCGCCGCGCTCTGCAGGGAGTTCGGACCCCGCGTCGCCGTGTCTCTCGACGCTCGCGGAGGTGAGCTGGCCAGCCACGGCTGGACGGTGGGTACGGGCGTTTCCGTGCTGGACGCGGTGCAGGCGTTCGAGGCCGCGGGTGTCTCCGCCTTCGTCTACACCGACGTGGGACGCGACGGAACGATGAAAGGGCCCAACATCGCCGGTCTTCGCCGGCTGCTGGACGCGACATCACTTCCGGTCATCGCGTCGGGAGGCATCGCGACGTTGGACGATCTGCGCGGGGTGGCGCGTCTCAAAGAAGAAGGTGTGAGCGGCGTCATCGTCGGACGGGCCCTGTACGAGCACAGGTTCTCGGTTGGAGATGCGAATCTGGCCGCGGACGAGGTGGCGCACGGCCGCTCGCCACAGTCTCCGCTCATCGAGCCGTAGTCGATCGCGATGCCACTGACGAAGAGGATCGTTCCTTGTCTGGACGTCGAGAAGGGCCGCGTCGTGAAGGGTGTGAGGTTCGTCGACCTGCGCGACGCGGGCGATCCCGCCGAGCTGGCGGCGCGTTACGACGCCGAGGGTGCGGACGAGCTCGTGTTCCTGGACATCACCGCCTCCCACGAAGACCGCGACCTCATCCTCAACGTCGCCACGCGCACGGCGGAGAGTGTGTTCATCCCGCTCACGGTCGGGGGTGGGGTGAGAAGTGTCGACGACGTGAAGCGACTGTTGACCGCGGGTGCCGACAAGGTCGCGATCAACACCGCGGCGGTGAAGGACCCGCGGCTGATCCACGCCGCGGCCGGCGAGCTCGGCAGCCAGGCGATCGTCGTGGCTATCGATGCACGGCGGCGCGAGATCTCCTGCGGAGAGGTCTCGTGGGAGGTGTTCGTGAATGGCGGTCGCACCCCGACGGGGTTGGACGCGATCAGGTGGGCCCGGATGGTGTGCGAGATGGGAGCGGGCGAGATCCTGTTGACCTCCATGGACCGCGACGGCACAACCGATGGATACGACGTGGTGCTCACCCGTTCGGTGTCGGACGCCGTCCCTGTTCCGGTGATCGCGTCGGGAGGCGCGGGGACGCCGGAGCACCTTGCCGACGCGGTAGACCCGGACGTCGGGGGAGCGGACGCCGCGCTGGCAGCGTCCGTCTTCCACTTCGAAGAGTTCTCGGTCTGGGAGGCGAAGCAAGCTCTGGTACGGCGGGGGCTCCCCGTTAGGATTCCGCAGCCATGACGACCTATCTCCTCCACGACGACGCGCTCGCCAGCCGCGAGCTGCGCCACGAGATCGGCGAGGCGGTCATGGACCCGATCACGTTCATGGAGCAGGACGGGCGCCGAGTCGTCGTGGGCAGCCCGCTGGAGGAGGCGATCTTCGAGACGCGCGAGGACGTGGTCGACGAGTTCTGGAGCGTCGATGACTTCGGGTACGACGCGCTGTTGAGGGACGACTCGTTCCCGAACGACCTGCTGGGCGCGGAGATGGTGTTCAGGGTCCTGGAGAAGCTCGGAAGCTCGGACGTCTGCGTCCCGGCTTCATTCTCCGTCCTGATCGCCGACTACCTGCGCGACAAGGGGATCCAGCTGCGCGTGGATCAAGCCGCGTGGGCGCAGCGACGGCGACAGAAGACGCCGTGGGAGCTCGAGGGGATCGAGCGTGCTCAGCGGGCCGCGGAGACGGCGATGCTGACCGCGGCGCGGATGCTGCGCGACGCCGAGCCCACCCGCGAGGGGCAGCTTCGTTTCGAGGGCGAGATCCTCACCGCGGAACTGATCCGCGTGGGGATGGAGGCTGAGCTCCTCGCGCAGGGGGCCGAGAGCCAGGACATCCTGGTGCACGCCGGCGACGCGTGTCTGCGCGGCCACGACATCGGGACGGGCCCGATCCTCCCCGACACCTCTTGCATCATCGATTGCTTTCCTCGCGACCGCCGCACGGGCGTCTACTCGGACATGACGCGCACCTTCGTGGCCGGCGCGCCGTCCGACGAGCTGCAGAAGCTCCACGGAGACTGTTCGCGCGCGCTGGAGATCGCTTTCGAGTCCATCAGGCCCGGCCGCAAGGATGCCTTCACTGCCGTTGCCCGCTACTTCGACTCGCAGGGCTATCCCACCCAGCTCACGCACCACGGGCCCGGCAGCTTGCGGCAGGGCTTCATGCACTCGCTCGGACACGGGGTTGGGCTGGAGGTGCACGAGCAGCCGTGGATAGGACGCCGCGCGGACGAGTTCCAGGTCGGCGATGTGGTCGCGGTGGAGCCGGGCCTCTACTTCGAGGGGATCGGCGGCGTTCGCCTCGAAGACACGGTGCTCGTTACCGACGAAGGCGTCGAGCACTTCACCGATCCGTACCCCTACGGGCTCGAACCGTAGCCGCGCAGGTGGATCCCGGCGAGCTCGTCTACGACGAGCGCGGCCTGCTGCCCGCGATAGTTCAGGACGCAGCGACGAGAGACGTACTGATGCTCGCATGGGTCGATGCGGAAGCCGTCCGCCGCACGCTTGACACCGGCACGACGTGGTTCTGGAGCAGGTCTCGCAGCGAGTACTGGAACAAAGGCGCCACGTCGGGCAATACACAAACGCTGCGCGAGCTCCGCTACGACTGCGACCAGGACGCGCTGCTCATGATCGTCGATGCAGCCGGGCCCGCGTGTCACACCGGCGAGACCTCCTGTTTCTACCGGAGCCTCTCGGCCCCCACCGCCTGACGTTGTCGCCGGGTCCGCGTCACCGCCCGACCCTGGACGAGTTCAGGGCGCTGGTCTCGGAGTATCCGGTCGTGCCGGTGTGGCGGGAGGTGCTGGCAGACGCGCAGACGCCGGTCGGAGCCTTCCTTCGGCTCGAGCCGCGTGCGGACGCCTTCCTCCTGGAAAGCGTGGAGGGCGGTGAGCGTTGGGGCCGCTACTCGTTCGTCGGAGGCGACTCGTTCGGCGTCGTGACCGCGAAAGACGGCACCATGACGATCCAGGGAGAGGCCCCGGTCGTACCGGTCGCCGGCGAGCGGCCGCTCGCGTTCGTGCGACGACTGCTCGACGCTCTCAGGGCTCCGGTGCTGCCGGGTCTCCCGCCCTTCCACGGCGGCGCGGTCGGCTACATCGGCTACGACTGCGTGAGAGAGCTCGAGCACCTGCCGGACGCGCCGGTGGACGATCTCGGGCTTCCGGATCTCGCGTTGATGTTGACGCGGACGCTCGTCGTGTTCGATCACCTCGCCCAGAAGGCCTTTATCGTCACCAACGTGTGGACGGCAGGCTCGTCGGGTGACGTCGAGGCGGATTACAACGATGCGACCGCCCGCTGCGACGACATGGCGCGCGCACTCTCCGCGCCCATCGCGGCCCCCACCGTGGAGCTCGACGCGGGCGCCGCCGAGGGTGCCTCCGCCCCGGTGGACGACGATGCGTACGCGGCCTGGGTGGCCGCGGCGAAGGAGCACATCCTGGCGGGCGACATCTTCCAGGTGGTCCCGTCGCGGCGGTTCGAGGCGCCGCTGAAGGGCCCCGCCTTCGGCGCGTACCGGGCGCTCCGTTCGCTCAACCCGAGCCCCTACATGTACTTCCTGCGCTTCGGCGAGCTCTCTGGCACGCTGCCTCTGGAGATCGCAGGCTCCTCACCGGAGCCGCTGGTGCAGGTACAAGGCGACCGGGTCGTGACCCGGCCCATCGCGGGCACCCGCCGGCGGGGCCGGGACGAGGCCGAGGACCTGGCGCTGGAACGGGCTCTGCTGGCGGACGAGAAAGAGAGGGCCGAGCACGTGATGCTCGTCGATCTCGCGCGCAACGACGTCGGGCGCGTGTCTGCCTACGGAAGCGTGGAGGTGGACGAGCTGATGACGGTCGAGCGGTACTCGCACGTGATGCACATCGTCTCTAGCGTCAGCGGCCGGCTCGCGGCCGGCTCCAGCGCCTTCGACGCGCTGACCGCCTGCTTCCCGGCGGGAACGGTGTCCGGCGCCCCGAAGATCCGGGCGATGGAGATCATCGACTCGATGGAGACGACGCGCCGGGGCCCCTACGCCGGAGTCGTCGGCTACTTCGACTTCTCCGGCAACATCGACACCTGCATCACGATCCGCACCATCGTTGCCACCGGCGGGCGTGCATACGTTCAGGCGGGCGCAGGGGTGGTGGCGGATTCGGATCCGGCGTCGGAGGCGGAGGAGACGCGGGGTAAGGCGGAAGCGCTGCTGCGGGCGGTCGCGGCGGCCGAGCGCTTCGCTCCAGATCAGCCTTCGTAGACCTCGAGCTTCTCGGCTTCGGCAGAGTTGATCGTCAGCGTCACCGCGTCGGCCGTCATGTCACCCACGACGTCGGCGGGCGCGAAGCGGTCGGAGCTGAAGAGACCCGAGCTGATCGTCAGCCCGGAGAAGATGTCCTTCTGACCATCGGCGATGACCTCGGCGACGGCGCCGAGCTCCTCGCCATCCGCGGACAGGACGCGGGTGCCCTTCTCGAGCGTGATCCACGACACGGGCGCTTCGTTGTCTGTCATCGCAACCGATACTAGGCGGATGTGCAGATTGTGGGTCGCCTCTTTCGGAGCCGTGGCGGTGCTCGCGGCGTGCACGGGATCGGAAGCGGAGCCGGCGGCCAGAGCGGACGCGCCCGGCCCCGCTGAGGTTCAACTGGACGCGGTCGAGGAGCACGCCAGGCAGTTCGACGAGGACCTGCCGCAACGTCCGGCGGGCTCGCAGCAGGAGTTCGCCGCCGCCACCTACATCACGGGGCACCTGCAACAGGCGGGTTACGAGGTGCGCCTCGCGTCGGTCCCGTACAAGGACCTGGTCCGTTCGACCAACGTGGTGGCTCTGCCCCCCGGCGGCGAACCCATCGAAGCCGTGGTGACGGTCCTCTACGACACGACGCCGTCGACGCCGCCGCACGGGCGCGACATAGGGCTCTTCCTCGAGATCGCGAGAGCGCTGCGCGTCGAGGAGCCGAACCATCGAGTGCAGTTCGTCGCGCTGGGAGCCGAGGTCACCGCGGAGAACGGCGGCAACCTGGGCAGCCGCGCGCTTGCCGAGGAGCTGGCGGAGTTGGAGGAGAAGCCCCCGGTGATCGGTCTCCTCGAGGTCCCCGGTGGCGGGTTCCGCGCGCCGGGCCCGGCGGGCGACGACCTGAACCGGATCGCGCTCGACCTGGACCTGCCGCTGGCACGGCCGCTGTCCGAGCCGCTGCTGCCTGCTTACCTGCGAGCTACGACCATCTATGCGGGGGAGCGCATCCCGCACGCAGTTGCAGCCGGCGGTGTCGAAGAAGTCGGGCGGGTCGTGCTCGAGTTCCTGGGCGCTCGTTAGGGTCCATCGATGTCTTTCCTGGCCGGCCTCGTCTCGTCGACCCGCGCGCGTGTGGCCGAAGCCAAGGCGAAGGTGACCGAGGACGCCCTGGAGCAACGACTCGCATCCGTCCCCGCGCCGCGCGACTTCGCGGCCGCCCTCGTCGGCGACCGGATCAGGGTGATCGCCGAGATAAAGCGCGCAACGCCCAGCCGTGGGCCGCTGGATCTCGACCTCGACGCCGGGCGCCTCGCGCTCGCGTATGCCGACGGCGGAGCCGCGGCCATCTCGGTGCTGACCGAGCCCGACCACTTCAAGGGGTCGCTGGAGGACCTCGAGGCCGCGCGGGTCGCGCAGC
Coding sequences:
- a CDS encoding PRC-barrel domain-containing protein; translated protein: MTDNEAPVSWITLEKGTRVLSADGEELGAVAEVIADGQKDIFSGLTISSGLFSSDRFAPADVVGDMTADAVTLTINSAEAEKLEVYEG
- the hisA gene encoding 1-(5-phosphoribosyl)-5-[(5-phosphoribosylamino)methylideneamino]imidazole-4-carboxamide isomerase, which codes for MSFTVYPAVDISQGRCVRLLEGRFGSETVYSDDPVQVALGFASAGARWLHIVDLDGAKTGVSANRELVLEVVRLASCPVQAGGGLRTFDDVHEVLLAGASRAVLGTFALEDEAGLAALCREFGPRVAVSLDARGGELASHGWTVGTGVSVLDAVQAFEAAGVSAFVYTDVGRDGTMKGPNIAGLRRLLDATSLPVIASGGIATLDDLRGVARLKEEGVSGVIVGRALYEHRFSVGDANLAADEVAHGRSPQSPLIEP
- a CDS encoding M24 family metallopeptidase, which translates into the protein MTTYLLHDDALASRELRHEIGEAVMDPITFMEQDGRRVVVGSPLEEAIFETREDVVDEFWSVDDFGYDALLRDDSFPNDLLGAEMVFRVLEKLGSSDVCVPASFSVLIADYLRDKGIQLRVDQAAWAQRRRQKTPWELEGIERAQRAAETAMLTAARMLRDAEPTREGQLRFEGEILTAELIRVGMEAELLAQGAESQDILVHAGDACLRGHDIGTGPILPDTSCIIDCFPRDRRTGVYSDMTRTFVAGAPSDELQKLHGDCSRALEIAFESIRPGRKDAFTAVARYFDSQGYPTQLTHHGPGSLRQGFMHSLGHGVGLEVHEQPWIGRRADEFQVGDVVAVEPGLYFEGIGGVRLEDTVLVTDEGVEHFTDPYPYGLEP
- the trpE gene encoding anthranilate synthase component I; amino-acid sequence: MPVWREVLADAQTPVGAFLRLEPRADAFLLESVEGGERWGRYSFVGGDSFGVVTAKDGTMTIQGEAPVVPVAGERPLAFVRRLLDALRAPVLPGLPPFHGGAVGYIGYDCVRELEHLPDAPVDDLGLPDLALMLTRTLVVFDHLAQKAFIVTNVWTAGSSGDVEADYNDATARCDDMARALSAPIAAPTVELDAGAAEGASAPVDDDAYAAWVAAAKEHILAGDIFQVVPSRRFEAPLKGPAFGAYRALRSLNPSPYMYFLRFGELSGTLPLEIAGSSPEPLVQVQGDRVVTRPIAGTRRRGRDEAEDLALERALLADEKERAEHVMLVDLARNDVGRVSAYGSVEVDELMTVERYSHVMHIVSSVSGRLAAGSSAFDALTACFPAGTVSGAPKIRAMEIIDSMETTRRGPYAGVVGYFDFSGNIDTCITIRTIVATGGRAYVQAGAGVVADSDPASEAEETRGKAEALLRAVAAAERFAPDQPS
- the hisF gene encoding imidazole glycerol phosphate synthase subunit HisF, coding for MPLTKRIVPCLDVEKGRVVKGVRFVDLRDAGDPAELAARYDAEGADELVFLDITASHEDRDLILNVATRTAESVFIPLTVGGGVRSVDDVKRLLTAGADKVAINTAAVKDPRLIHAAAGELGSQAIVVAIDARRREISCGEVSWEVFVNGGRTPTGLDAIRWARMVCEMGAGEILLTSMDRDGTTDGYDVVLTRSVSDAVPVPVIASGGAGTPEHLADAVDPDVGGADAALAASVFHFEEFSVWEAKQALVRRGLPVRIPQP